GGGAGTCGTTGTTGTTCGCCGGCAGAGGAGGCTCACGCAGAGCCGCTGCCGCTTTGTTGGGCGTTGGGGTCGGGAACACTGCTGTCGTTGTCCTGGGTTTAatcatttgtttgtcttgtgcattGTGAGCTCGCGTTGTTGATGATCTTCTTGCGTAACTCACCTGCTTTTGCTCTCCGGTTTCACCTCTTCTGCCGCTCCAGATGAGCTCAGTTGTTGACATGTGTCGTGTTGTGAGGCCCGAGGCAGGTTGTGAGGTTTCGTCTTGGCTTCCAGGCAGGGAGGCTCTCGCAGACTCCTGAGGTGTCACAATCCCTTGGCTGACGTCactttagtttagtttcagCAAAGGGAACCCTTTCCACAGCACCGACTCAAAGACGGATGAACAAAATGTGGTTGAATACTACTTAACTAAACTATGTAGCTGCGTCCCTCAGTCTGTTGTGTTCATGGCAGAAATTACACAAGCTAAActaaaaaaagcatttaacaAACAGACATTGCTGAACTTCTCACAGCTGGAAAACAGCTGGCGAAATAGCCTCAAACACAAATGTACATACAATTAATTATTGATATAGTACTTTTTGAATAATAGAAAACATTGTTCTCTTTGTTTGACATTATATTCAGTCATTTTCTTTATCCTTTATTGCTTCAGTCAGACAAGTAAACTGTAAAACCTGTGGTGCCCCGTTTGATTGCCCGCCTGCTTCGGGCAAAGACACATTATCTCATCTTGCATGAGAGAGAGTAAATATCCAGGTGACGAGGCAGCCATAAACTTCAGAGAGGGAATTCTGCTATCGACGCGTAAGCAGTGTTGGCGAGAGATACGCACGTTGGGGAGAGTTGAAAGTGTGAGCGCCAGCGAGGTGAGTGGCTCAGAcctgcagagagcgagagagagaggggtgacATCATAGCAGATTCCAGACAGCCTGAGAGCGAAGCAGGTGTTACCGCTGTGTCACcgccaaagcagcagcagcaggaggagggtagAGAACGCAGATGAGCTCCCCTCACACCAGCAGAAACTGCAGAGCGGGACGGCAGCTCCTTCCCTGCGTACAGTACGTTGTGGTGCTCAGCAGGGCTGCTTGTGGTTGCAGGTGGCTGGAGAACACAAGTATCACCCGGAGTGCTTCGAGTGTCTGAGGTGCAAGGTGGTGATCGAGGACAGGGACACCTATGCCCTGGTCGAGCGGTCAAAACTCTACTGGTAAGTCCTCCGCACCAAATGCCTATTATTGCAGTAATGACAGTTTAGTGTAAAGTAGTCACATGCAGTTGCCACATTTTGTATCATGCTATTTTATCTGGTTCCTGAAGTGCTAGTTTTAAAATGTGGGCCAACTCTGTAGTGATGATGTAAAGTTATTCTGTCATTTCATGTAGCACAACAGCTTTGAGTAAAGTTCCTGTTCCTCCTTTTATCGGACTTCCCTTCATTTTGTAAATGGAGTTTAAGTCCAAATGACCCTTTTTGTTAATTTGCTTGTCgaaaacaaaatattatttttaatatatggCTTTAATGAATAGCACACAACCGCAAGTTAATGTGTAGCCATTATTCATTAACCACCATTTTTTGAATGACTGTTTAGGGAACACATGATCCCTCATGAactgtttcctctctctccttttcgtTTACAGTGGAAAGTGCTACAAGCAGGTGGTCCTGACACCCATGTTGGAAAAGCGATCCCACGACTCGGTGCTGGACTCTTTGCCCCACACGGTGACGCTCATCTCCATGCCCTCTGCAGCCAACGGGAAAAGGGGCCTGTCCGTGTCGGTGCTGAGGGACACCAACGGCTCAGCCAGTGTACAAGTCAAGGAGTAAGTGGCAGCGAATGCAGACCGGCTGTTGAGCAGCAGGGTGCGGATGTGTGTTTAAGGTGGTTGATGTAATATGTATGATTCAGTCGGCATAGTGGCCGAGCTTTCCTTAATGTAAATCAGTATATTCACTCTGCTAAATAGTCACGCAGCACTGTTGCTTCTGCGCTGTTCCAGGGTCAGGGGGATGCTTATTAGTCCAGAGGTACGAAATGCCATCCATGTTGGGGACAGGATCCTGGAGATCAATGGACTTCCAGTGGGGACattgatggaggaggaggtaagTTTGTACTGCACACAAGAGGTAGCGGAGGAGTATTTAGTGTAAACTAGAGGTAGAATTGCAGATGTTTTTTGAACCTTTACTCAACTAGAAGCCCTAATTATTTGCTCTAAAATGACTTTGATGTACTAGTATGCAACGCAACTAAAGAAACATGTACATTGATTCTTCTACTGCTGATATTATCAAAGTGCTATGTTTTCACTATACAGCCACTCcatgtgtgatttttttttttttttttttttctttttgcattctTTGCATTCCTCATTTATACATACTTCAGGTGGGATAGGAAGGTATGTGGAACGACTGTGCTCTAAGGTTCATTCCCACAACCTCACCCTCTCAAAATGACACACATTTCAAAGCCGCCTTTATTTACTGTGCTGTCATGGTATTTGTTTCCCCACCTGTTGGTTTCTGATGATGATTACTGTACAGTCATGCAAGTACAaatggagagaggagaaaaagtgGTAAGCAAAAAAAAGTGCAGAACGGCCCCAACGTcagtgcatttacagtaaatgcttcgGCTTCATGATCCCAACGGAAAGCATCCAAACCACGGAGTGAACCCGACACAGGCTAATTAATGTGAACGAGGTGGATGATTAAGTGTCTGTACGAGTTCTTTGTGTAAGCACTTAGAGGGAAAACGCCATGATGTCTGTCTTCCACAGGGTTGGGTGTCCTGCAAGCAGCTTCAAAATATAATGAAACTGTGTAAACCTGAGCACAACCTTACTGTTAATGTAGCTCTAATTAGAAACAACTAATTCATCTTGTGTCAATTCTCCTTTTAAACTCtcttgtgtgtatttttcaggTGGACAATCTGATCCATCACACCAGTCAcacgctggagctgctcattGAGTACGACCCGGTCAGGCAGCGTCTGGACCGGCACAGGCTGGGCTCGCCCAGCAACACCCTGGGCGTACCCGCCACCTCTCGCATGCGTCTGTCCTCGCCGTCCAATGCGGTCCTGGAGAGAACGGATGTGGTTGACGACAGCACACTAAAGCGGAGGTCTTTGAGGTACGTCACTGCAACATGAGTCTGCGTGGCCGAAGGGTCGTGTGTTGCGACAGAAAAGGATAACGGTGATCATTTTAATATTCCCACTATTCCAGACGCAGTAACAGCATATGTAAGTCACCCGGGCCAAATTCTCCCAAGGAGCCGGCTTTTATCACACGAGACATCCTGCGCTCTGAGTCCTTGAGGTCCTCCAGCAGTTGCTCTCACCGCATCTTCCGGCCGTGTGACCTCATCCACGGAGAGATCTTGGGGAAAGGATTCTTCGGCCAGGCCATTAAGGTCAGTCTCCAACTGAGCTTTTGAGGCAGATCTTCTTAAGATTGAGGGAGTACACgagttgcttttgttttggaaaCAGGTGACTCATAAAGCCACAGGAGAGGTGATGGTGATGAAGGAGCTAATCCGCTGCGATGAGGAGACACAGAAAACCTTCCTGAAGGAGGTTAGAGTTGTGCTGCCTCACAGATAAACCGTTCTCTGGCTTATTATTTGACTTCTTCCTCCCATTGATGTGCTCAAATAATCTTAGTGCCTAAAGGTGAAGTTTCACTTCACTCGCTTCTCTCCACTATTCAGGTTAAAGTTATGCGGAGTCTGGAACACCCCCATGTGTTGAAGTTCATCGGCGTGCTCTACAAAGATAAGAGGCTCAATTTGATAACGGAGTTCATTGAGGGAGGCACACTGAAGGATTTCATTAGAGACACAGTGAGTTAAGCTACTTGATTCATttgcttctctcctctttctttccaCCGTGAAGCAGAAAAATTGTCTACAGTTGCCAGTGGAAGAGGTGTGTGGGAGGGGTCTGACCTGAATTAAACTCTGACAGAGGGGCTTTGTTGTGGGCTGGCTGGCATGTCAAATGATGTGGAATGAGAAACACCTTAatacagagaggagagaggagggaggattgtttttgttttttttagtcagCAACTATATTTAAAGGTCACGAGggaggagcaggctgctgtttttTAATGATTTATCTTTCGTTTTTTTGGGGGGAATGTTTATTTGTCTTGTCATTGGTGCAAAGCCATTTTGTGTAGAAAAGCCTCAAAGGAAGCACTGATTCCTTTCTcctttctgtttgttctgtacTTTTTCTCTTTGCTCTGAACTAACAGGACCCGTTTCCGTGGCAACAGAGGGTGAGCTTTGCAAAGAGCGTGGCTTCAGGCATGGTGAGTTGGCCTCTTGCAACAATTAGTGAGGTCTTTAGCTGCTATTTTCAGCTACTGAGACTTGTGTAAATTTGCCACAGAGTAAATGTTAGTTTGTTGCAAGGGTTCAGTGAGAATTCAGTAGATGTGGGTTTAGGATGTTTACCAGCCAGCTGAAGATGAATTGATAGTTGTAATCAGcatccttaaaaaaaaataaaacaagtgcaCAAAACATGTGAATGTTATCCATCTTGACCTTTCAGGCCTACCTGCATTCAATGAGCATCATACACAGAGACCTCAATACTCACAACTGCCTGGTCAAACTGGTAGGTGACGCAGTGTCCTGGCAGCACTCACATCAtaaaaagaataataactaataatttaaaaaaatgtttttttaacaggACAACACTGTGGTTGTCGCTGACTTTGGACTCTCTCGGCTCGTAGTAGAGGAGAAAGCCAAGCCTCTATCTGAAAAATCTTCCACTAAGAAGCGGTTCAGACGTCCCGACAGAAAGAAACGATACACAGTCGTAGGAAACCCGTACTGGATGGCTCCAGAGATGCTCAACGGTGAGCTGCAGACCAGAAATGAAACAACAGAGAGCAAATCCTTTTCAGACTCAACAATTCTCATTTACTGTGTTATTGCAGGTAAACGCTATGATGAGAAGGTGGACGTTTTCTCTTTTGGAATTGTGCTGTGTGAGGTATGCACAACGCTGAGCATCGTCTGATTATGTGctttgattttggtttgattttGTCAAGTCTCCACAGATCTAAGACGAGAAGCTGCAGTTTATAAAATGTAAAGAGGTCACACTGTAAAtcatgttttctcctcctgtgtctTATGATCCAGATCATTGGAAAAGTCTACGCGGACCCTGAGTGCCTCCCCAGGACTTTGGACTTTGGCCTGAATGTTGGCAAATTTGTGGAGAAATTCCTCCCTGAGGACAGTCCACCGACTTTCTTTCCGCTGGCTGTAGCCTGCTGTGACCTGACACCAGACAACCGGTAAGATCCAACGTTTCATCTGCACTTTGTTGAATGTGAAGCATTTACTGTTGCTGAGTGATGCCTATTACTGCGTGAGCGTCCACCCAGTGTCCTACCAGGGACCTGGGGAAGCAGCGCTGTGACTGACATACAGAAACTTTCCTGTGAAGGGACGCTCCCCTGCTTGCTGGTCGCTTCCTCGTGTTGTTCACCAACCTTGTCAGTCTGGTTTTAACACCTTTTCTTTGTCCTCCCTGCTTGCTCCTCCCAAATCAGTCCACCTTTCGAGAAGCTGGAGGACTGGTTTGAAGCTCTGTCCCTCAACCTGGAGCTGGGGATCCCCCTGCCAGGCGAAGTGGATGAACTGCATCACAGCCTCAGTCAGCTCCACTGGCCTAAAGACGGCTCGCCAGCCCAGAGCCCATCGAGCCCATCGAGCCCATCAACACCGACGGCAGCCTCATCAGACTCTTCCAGCAGGATAGACAACGGCACCTAGAACCTGCACCCTCCTCTGAACTGCTGCACTGTTCGCATGGGATAAAGGAAAACTTGCATTGAACTCGAGCCATATTAGAACTGGAGAACCTGAGCTAACTGGACCAACCAAACCTGAGCAGGCCAGTTAACTGCAATGTGACAGGAAAGACACATTTCAACAAGATGAGTATTAGATGCATTTTTTTCAGCCCTACTTCATCTCCtctccgacacacacacagtgttgtgCTAATGTTTACTGTGTATAAGGGCCCAATGTAGCTTCCTGCTTTTGAACTGA
Above is a window of Betta splendens chromosome 9, fBetSpl5.4, whole genome shotgun sequence DNA encoding:
- the limk2 gene encoding LIM domain kinase 2 isoform X1, whose amino-acid sequence is MEEQEGTDDCYCSGCGGQIQDSFHMKVLQDTWHNACFHCSVCCDHLTNWYYEKDGKLYCRKHYWEKFGELCHGCSLLMTGPTMVAGEHKYHPECFECLRCKVVIEDRDTYALVERSKLYCGKCYKQVVLTPMLEKRSHDSVLDSLPHTVTLISMPSAANGKRGLSVSVLRDTNGSASVQVKEVRGMLISPEVRNAIHVGDRILEINGLPVGTLMEEEVDNLIHHTSHTLELLIEYDPVRQRLDRHRLGSPSNTLGVPATSRMRLSSPSNAVLERTDVVDDSTLKRRSLRRSNSICKSPGPNSPKEPAFITRDILRSESLRSSSSCSHRIFRPCDLIHGEILGKGFFGQAIKVTHKATGEVMVMKELIRCDEETQKTFLKEVKVMRSLEHPHVLKFIGVLYKDKRLNLITEFIEGGTLKDFIRDTDPFPWQQRVSFAKSVASGMAYLHSMSIIHRDLNTHNCLVKLDNTVVVADFGLSRLVVEEKAKPLSEKSSTKKRFRRPDRKKRYTVVGNPYWMAPEMLNGKRYDEKVDVFSFGIVLCEIIGKVYADPECLPRTLDFGLNVGKFVEKFLPEDSPPTFFPLAVACCDLTPDNRPPFEKLEDWFEALSLNLELGIPLPGEVDELHHSLSQLHWPKDGSPAQSPSSPSSPSTPTAASSDSSSRIDNGT
- the limk2 gene encoding LIM domain kinase 2 isoform X2, which gives rise to MTGPTMVAGEHKYHPECFECLRCKVVIEDRDTYALVERSKLYCGKCYKQVVLTPMLEKRSHDSVLDSLPHTVTLISMPSAANGKRGLSVSVLRDTNGSASVQVKEVRGMLISPEVRNAIHVGDRILEINGLPVGTLMEEEVDNLIHHTSHTLELLIEYDPVRQRLDRHRLGSPSNTLGVPATSRMRLSSPSNAVLERTDVVDDSTLKRRSLRRSNSICKSPGPNSPKEPAFITRDILRSESLRSSSSCSHRIFRPCDLIHGEILGKGFFGQAIKVTHKATGEVMVMKELIRCDEETQKTFLKEVKVMRSLEHPHVLKFIGVLYKDKRLNLITEFIEGGTLKDFIRDTDPFPWQQRVSFAKSVASGMAYLHSMSIIHRDLNTHNCLVKLDNTVVVADFGLSRLVVEEKAKPLSEKSSTKKRFRRPDRKKRYTVVGNPYWMAPEMLNGKRYDEKVDVFSFGIVLCEIIGKVYADPECLPRTLDFGLNVGKFVEKFLPEDSPPTFFPLAVACCDLTPDNRPPFEKLEDWFEALSLNLELGIPLPGEVDELHHSLSQLHWPKDGSPAQSPSSPSSPSTPTAASSDSSSRIDNGT